The sequence below is a genomic window from Alphaproteobacteria bacterium.
ACCCTTGGAACGGTTGCTTATTGAAACAGATTCTCCATATCTTGCGCCCATTCCACATCGTGGTAAACGGAACGAGCCTTCTTTTGTTGTGCATGTTGCAGAAGCGATTGCCGAACTAAAAGATTGTGCGCTTTCTAAAGTAGCAGAGCAGACGACTAAAAATTATTTTGATCTGTTTCAGAAGATTCCTAGATGAAGATTACTATTTTAGGCTGCGGTGGATCGATGGGCGTGCCCATTATTGGCAATCATTGGGGGCAATGTGATCCCACTGATCCTAAAAACTATCGAACGCGTGCTTCTATTATTGTTGAAAAAGAGGGGCAGCGGCTTTTAATTGATTCCTCGCCTGATTTGCGCACACAATTATTGCGTGAAAATATAGGCACTTTTGATGCGGTTTTATATACACATGCCCACGCTGACCATATTCATGGACTCAATGATTTACGTGCTATTTGCAGGAACAGATCACAACCTTTAGATATTTATGCTGACCCAAAAGCGCTGAAAGAAATTATGGAGTCATTCGCATATGCTTTTACGCCTAATTTTATTGAAGGAATGTTTTTTAAGCCTGTACTTATCCCGCATGAAATAATTGGAAATTTTAGTCATGGTATATTCGATATTATCCCTATTGATCAAGATCATGGCTATACATCATCCTTAGGTTTTCGCATTGATGATTTTGCGTATTCTACCGATGTGATGCGTTTGGATGAAGAAGCATTAAAGCAATTGGAAGGCATCAAAATTTGGGTTGTTGATTGCATTCGCATGAGTGAGCACCCAACGCATGCATCGTTAGATGTAGCACTTTCTTGGATTGAGCGTATAAAGCCAGAGCATGCTTATTTAACGCATATGAGTGAAGAACTTGATTATAATGCTCTTTCACAGATTTTGCCTAAAAATGTAGCGCCATGTTATGACGGACTTGTTGTTTTTCTTTAATTTTATTCACATTTAAGGACATTGTTATTATTCTCAATAAAAAAGCATAATTTATTTTAAATTATTATTATATTTTGTTGACATGTTATTCTGCAAAGAATAAAGATTATGTAAATTTAAATGATAAACTGGAGTCTGATGTGTTTAAAAAATATTTTTTTTGTACTTTTTCTTTTCTTACGATTGTGTCATCTGCTGATGCTATGTATCAAGAGCTAAAACCTAATCCTTTAGAATCTTCTTCTTCATCTTTAGTTAACGAGAGGAAAATAAATTTTGTTCATGGGCTTTCTGAGTTTACAACACCAAAAATGTCTTCTTCAAGCTTGGCGTTCTTTAAAAAGCATGGTTGCTTGGCAGTATCGGAATTGAATAAGCCTGAAAATGTTGAGATATTCGGTTCTTATGCAGTTGATATTCAATCTGCTTTAGGAAGCACTAAATCGAATTTAAATGTTCTTTTAGGACAAAATATAGAAACAAAGAATTTCTACGCATTTAAGCACATTAATGATCCCAGCCGTGAAATCAATGGATTGGAAAAATTAAATAGATTTTACGAAATAATAAAAATAAATGGACACAATTATATTGCAATTGACTTAATTGATGGGGTCCCTATCACAAATTTTTTAAAAATAAGAGAAAAATGCACACCAGAAATCGTTGATTTACTAGTTAAAAATCTTCTTCTTTCGTTGAAAGAGCTATATACAAAAAAGATATGGCATGAAGACCTAAATCCAGACAACATTATGATAGATGTTCGCAATTGGAGTGTTTCTTTTATTGATTTTGATTCTATATCAATAGATTTGGAGGATAATTTTTCTAGTAAATATAGTTTTTATAAGCAATATAGTATTGAAATTCCAAGGTATATTAATTACCTTTATTCAGAAGTGGGCTATTACATATCAACATTAAGACAGAAAAATATTACAGCTGAAAGATTGTTATACATTGAGAATTGTCTTAAGGATATTTCTTTTGATCAATTGGGAACAAGTTGTTTTGATGATTACTTACAATAGGTTTATGGTAACTTATTGAGTTTATACAAAAATATTAGCTGATTATGTAAGTAATGTTGATTTTAATATCGTGTTATTAAATCTAATATAAATAATATGTAACATTATTTGGGGAAGCGTTTGGGTATTAAAATTCTAATCGTTGATAATCAGCCGAAGGTATATCAAGGGCTTAAAAGGGTGTTATGGACACAAAAGCCAGATTGGGATTTGTTTTATGCAGAAAATGGTCAAAAGGCACTTGAATTAATTGATGAACAGAAATTTGACGTTATTGTTTCAGATATAAAAATGCCAGTGATGAATGGTTCTGAATTATTGAACCATGTATATACGAAACATCCAGATATTATTCGCATTGTTTTGTCAGGTCAATGCGACCAAGATT
It includes:
- a CDS encoding MBL fold metallo-hydrolase, yielding MKITILGCGGSMGVPIIGNHWGQCDPTDPKNYRTRASIIVEKEGQRLLIDSSPDLRTQLLRENIGTFDAVLYTHAHADHIHGLNDLRAICRNRSQPLDIYADPKALKEIMESFAYAFTPNFIEGMFFKPVLIPHEIIGNFSHGIFDIIPIDQDHGYTSSLGFRIDDFAYSTDVMRLDEEALKQLEGIKIWVVDCIRMSEHPTHASLDVALSWIERIKPEHAYLTHMSEELDYNALSQILPKNVAPCYDGLVVFL